The genomic stretch CTTTACAATTACTACTGCTGAGCCAGGTATTCCTGTTTCGGGGAAGATTGAGTTCACGTAGGCGTCAAAAAGACTAATTATATGATCCATTGGATCTGGAGTAGGTCCTGGACCTGGTGAAGGACTCACTGGAGATGAAGATTGACTATGACCCCCTGATGAGAAGGGAATGGAGGTTAATAAAGTATTTGAAGGAAAAATAGCATTATTGCCAGGATTATTGTTCCCAGTTTGATTAATACTGTTTAACTGATTATCATTTAAAGTAGTAGGTAAATTAGTAGAGGGATTGTAAAAAGCAAAGACACTAACGACAACAATCCCACAAATTAATAAAATTCCCCCCAATTTACTATTAATCATAGGAACCCCCAATTTTACTATTTCATCATAATGTTTATTACTAACTTAATTAACAAATAAAGTTTTCTTTATTAATTTTAGGCGAAAACTTATTATACACATAAAGTAGAATAATCTTGCCTTAAATCCTTAATTTGATGTGGGCCATTAACAGAATAACTTAAATAATACAAAATGATAGTAGATTACAAAAAATAATTATGTTTATCAATGAAAAATTAAATTCTAAAAAGCCATAAAATTGAAATTATTGAGATTTTAAATTATTTTAAACTAGCTGTGGTTTAATTATGAAAACCCCCAAATGGTACTACGAAGAAAAACAAATAGGTGTAGATTACCTAGATTCAAAAATTGCTGAGAAATATGATGACGAGCATCAAAAGTTCAGAGATTTCAATGCAGAAGCTCAGGATGTTGTTGATAAATTAGAAATCACAGAAGAAGATATTGTGCTTGATTTTGGTTGTGGAACTGGAGGAATTGCTTTAAATCTTGCAAAATATTGTAAAAAAGTTATTTGTGTTGACATATCCCAACAAATGCTTGATATTTTAAAAACTAAAGCAGAAGAACAGAATATTACTAATATTGAAACTCATTGTGCAGGATTTTTAACTTACAAACATGAAGGTGACAAAGTAGATAAAGTAATTTCAAAATTTGCTTTGCACCATCTTCCAGATTTCTGGAAATCTGTAGCACTCCTTCGAATTGCAGATATCTTAAAAACAGGAGGAAAATTTTATCTTTTTGATGTAATATTCACATTCAACCCTGAAGACTATAAAAACAGTTTTAATGAATTTATAGAAACCCTGAGAAATGATGGCGGCGATTCCATGGCAGATGAGACAATGATCCATATAAAAGATGAATTCAGCACCTATGATTGGATTATGGAAGGATTATTTGAAAAAACAGGGTTTTCCATTGATTTAAAAGAAATTGAAGCTGAAAATTGTATAAGTTATATTTGCTCCAAAGTGTAATTTCTCAAGCTTTTTACAAAAGGAATTAGAACTCTGGAAGGCCTTCTAAATTATCAGAAGCCTCGTTTTCGTTGTCTGTACGGATATATTTTTTTCCATCCACAGTAACTACATTGATTTCTGCGCCTTTTTTTAATTTATCGCCGTGTTTTAAAACTGTTATAAATGTTTTACCATTCTCTACTTCTGATATAACCTTAGTTCGAAGCCAGTTTTCGCGCATTGCAAATGAACTACCTGTAAATTTACCTACTTTAACCCATTCAATGTATTTCCCTATACTATTATATTTAACATCTGTAACTCCGTAATCAGCCATATTATCCTCCTTATTAAATTAAAATGTTGAATTAGAATTAAATACAAGTTCTAACTAAATTTAATTTCGTATCAGTTGCAAACTACTATTTAATATTGAAGATCAATGTATAAACAATCTGCGTTATTTCTGTAATAATAATCAAAATAAAAATAGAATTTGAACCAGTTATTTGGCTTTTAATTCTTTTTTTACTGGTAATAACCGTTTTAGCCCTTAATCACAGTATTAAAAATTTTGGTTTCACGCCCGCCTTTATAACGAAAATCACATTTATTTGAACCTTCAGCAAGTGTTTCCCTCCTATGCAAGCCTAAATTCCCTATATCACTCATTAAGATGTCCATGGCGCATAAGTAAGGTGTGAATTCATCTGCGTCATATTTATGGTATAATTTTTTTATGGCGCACTCGGTAAAATCTGTGCCGAAATCAAATTCTTCATTTCCATCTATGAATTCATAAACCCAGTCTCCAGAAAACTTTTTTTCTCTGGAAACTTCGGCTGCATATTTTATATACGGAATAATGTCAGGGTCAGTCATTGGAGGGATTAATTCTGGATGATCCTTAAATATTTTTTCTTGTGCCTTATAAGCTAACTCTCCAATCTCTTTTAATGGCTTATCATGCCTTTTTAACACTTTGTAAAATGCAAGATTCTGTGCACCAGAAACAAGGGTAAATGTTAACGAATTTTCATCCCCACCTATATATGGGATTTTTTCATAAATAGCCTCATATTCCTGCCTAATTTCTCCAATAATCTCTTCTTTGAATTTTTTACCGTATTTTTCTTCTATTAACACGCCGATACACTCACAAAATCCATGAAATTGTGTGAAAAATTCTGATTTTTTGGAATTATAATAATCATTTTGTTTATCTTCGCTCATTAAATACCCCTAAGTTAATATTAGTTTTTGGTTAAAAATATTATGTAACTTTATTTAGAATAGGTTAAACTCTGATTATAATTTTAAGGAGAAAAGATGCCATCTGATACAAAAATTGAAGAGCTAAAAAAAGCTTTTAAGGATAAAAAGTGCATTATAGAAGTGCATTCAAATGTAATGGAAATCAAATTTGAAAAAGAAGAAGATGCAGACTGGTTTGAAGATATTTTCCAATATTATCAAAGTGAATCTGCTGTATGCTGTTTGATGCCCATTAGACCAAAGGGAAAATCCTATTATAAATTTGTGTTCAATGTTAAAGACATAGATAAGTTCATAGAGCTTATAAAAAAAGGCAAATAATGTTTGAAAAAAATAAAGAATTATCTTGATTTATATTTACTGTCAAATCTTCTCCACGATTTAGCTATATATGGTTCACATTTATCCAGTTCGGTTAAAAGACATTTCCGGATAGTTTCACTTTCTATTTTATCTTCTTTATCTAATTTTTTATTGATATTAGCAAATACCTCATCAACTATATCTTTTTTCTCATCTAAACTGTATCCTGCATCAATAGCTGCTTTTTGGAGAGAATTTTTTATTTTATCCTGTTTAAATGGCTCTATTGTACCTTTTCTTTTTACTACCTTGGTCAAATAAATACCTCCATTTAATTATTTTAATATATCTCACCATGCTGCCCATATCATGGCAATAACTGTCACTACAAACCCTAAAGCCAAAATAGGCACTGTTACAAGATCCAATCTCCTAGCTAATGCTTCATCTCCCTTTTTATGATAATATATGGATATGGAAGACTCCACTAAACACATGGCCACTATGAAAAACCCAAGTGCAGCTACATAATGTCCTACAGTTATAACTCCAGTAGGAACCAAATTTGAAATGAAAATCATGTTAGTTATAAGCACGAACATGGAAGCCCCTTCCATGGAAAAACGTCCTTGGAATGACATAATAAAGAGAGATGATAAAGCAGCTAAAACTGCTACAAATATACCGATGAGTGATACAAACAAGACGGAGTTATCTTCCCTCGACAACAGTATTCCTGTTCTTAGCTGGGAGAATGTGCCACTGGAAACAGTAGGATCCCCCATGGTTGAATTGAAATTAAATGGCTTTTCAGTCATATTAAATCCAACAATCCCATATCCTGGAGTGTTAACGTTAGAACCCACAGAAGAACCTTCTTGATCCGGTACAAAAATCATTTTGTCCCTTTGATCTGCAGTATCCTGGATATTTATGGTTAAAAATTGATCATCTACTGGAAATCTGTTCATATCAAATTTTTTGGTGATGGTTGCAGTTACTTTGTATAAAGCATAAGTTTCATCGCCTACAACGCCATTCTTAATGAGTTTAACGTCTTTAGGATCAACAGTTCCATCAATCACCTGGAAACTGTCACCAGGATTTAAATCTCCTTTCCATTTAAACCATATGTAAAAATCAACTGTCCACAAGTTGTCCTTTATAGACAGGGATTTAACTCGATCCACATAGATACCTGAAGTCACCTTAATAGCTGTGGCTGGATCCTGATAATCCTCAACAGTTAATCCACTTTCCACTTTATCTGGATTGATCTGATTGGCAATATTCATTAAATCTTGTTCTGTGTTGTTATAAGTGACCCATATCAACGTACTGCTTACAATGGCTAAAACAAGTATCAATATTATAACCCACAAGCGAACCAAACCAAAACCTTTTATGGAATCTTTAAAATTAGAATAATTATCACTCTTTTTAATGGCGATACCCCCCACAAATGTCCCTATCAAGTCTAATTGCAAATTTGGATTTTGCGTTTATATATTTTTCTATTTTCTATATCCCCTTGTTTATAAAAATCATTTAAAAAAATATGTTTGCAGGCATAAATAAACACTTACCACGATGCAATAAGTCCCTTATGAACTAAAAATCTCTGTATCCACTGTCTTTTTTCTGATCCAACATAGTAATGAAATAAGCAGTAAGATCATAGCTAAAACGAAAAATTATGGCAGACCAAACCATAGAACATAAAAAGAAATCCTGCCAAAAAAACCCCCACAGTAAAACAAGCTACTGCTATTCCATATTATAGCAGCTCCTAAACCCTATGTAAATCGGAAGATATGTATCAATAGCACAACTGCAATATGTACCATAAAACTGAAAATAATTCTTTTTTCTTTTCAAATTTTTAATAATTCATCCCATATCATTTTAAAATCCAAAATATGTCTATTTTAATTATTTTTCAAAATAAAATATTTAAATCCATATTTAAGGCTTTCTTTTTGATGATGATAGTAAATCATAATATTTTCAGTAGCTAAATTAAACAATATAAAATCAATTTGTAGGATCAAATTTAAGGATAAATTAACAAAAAGAAGTGTTTTTTATGTGGAAAACATCTAAATGGATATTTATAATTACAACAGTACCACTTTTAGCTGTTGGAGTAGGAATGATCATTTGCGGGTTTCTAGCATCTCCCGATGCTCTAACTGATGATGGTTACCCCCTTAATACTTTTCTTTACATGATGGGCGGAGCATTCGTGAGTTTTCCTCTTATGGCAACTGTTGGAGTCTATTCATACTACAAAAGAATCAATGATAGGGAAACTAACCTTATGGAAAATGGTTTACAAGGTGAAGCAGAAATCCTTAGCCGTGAACAGACTGGTTTATATATCAATGAGCTTCCTCAGGTTAAATTCCACCTTAAAATAACGTCTCCATATGGAGAAACCTATGAAATGGAGTATAAAGACGTTGTAAGCATGCTTGATATGGGCTCTATTAATGTAGGTGCGAAATTACCTGTTTTTATTGATCCCAATAACAATAAAAACATTTTACTTGTTTACAGCTAAAAACTTTAAGTTTTATCTATAATAAATGGAATTACGTGAGGTGAAACAAATGATGATGGTTTCTATGATAACCCGTAGATTAAAAAAGGGAAAAACCTATGAAGACTTCCGTAAGGCCTGGTACCATACAATTGGTTTTGGAATGGACTCTGATACGCCGCCAAAACCTCCATTAGGGCACCTTTATACAGTTGTAAATGCCTTTGATCCTCAAGAGATAATAGTAATAGGTTTTGGACCCGAAATATCAGAAGAATCTCTTAAGGCCGTTTTAAATATAGATGTCAAGGACAGACTGGATAATCCATTGGATGATGTTATTGAACCTGAAATAGGTCGTTCATTCGGGGTTTTAGTTTCTGAAGACGATTTTTCTCCAGAGGGAGAATTGGAATATCAAAATCCGTCTGTAAGTGGAGTAAAAACTGATATTAAAGAGCTGAAAGGATTACTGAGT from Methanobacterium sp. encodes the following:
- a CDS encoding ROK family protein — its product is MMMVSMITRRLKKGKTYEDFRKAWYHTIGFGMDSDTPPKPPLGHLYTVVNAFDPQEIIVIGFGPEISEESLKAVLNIDVKDRLDNPLDDVIEPEIGRSFGVLVSEDDFSPEGELEYQNPSVSGVKTDIKELKGLLSLVKTEIEVASAKRDRAKKKHVEDYSM
- a CDS encoding methyltransferase domain-containing protein, encoding MKTPKWYYEEKQIGVDYLDSKIAEKYDDEHQKFRDFNAEAQDVVDKLEITEEDIVLDFGCGTGGIALNLAKYCKKVICVDISQQMLDILKTKAEEQNITNIETHCAGFLTYKHEGDKVDKVISKFALHHLPDFWKSVALLRIADILKTGGKFYLFDVIFTFNPEDYKNSFNEFIETLRNDGGDSMADETMIHIKDEFSTYDWIMEGLFEKTGFSIDLKEIEAENCISYICSKV
- a CDS encoding transcriptional regulator, coding for MTKVVKRKGTIEPFKQDKIKNSLQKAAIDAGYSLDEKKDIVDEVFANINKKLDKEDKIESETIRKCLLTELDKCEPYIAKSWRRFDSKYKSR
- a CDS encoding DUF3892 domain-containing protein, translated to MADYGVTDVKYNSIGKYIEWVKVGKFTGSSFAMRENWLRTKVISEVENGKTFITVLKHGDKLKKGAEINVVTVDGKKYIRTDNENEASDNLEGLPEF
- a CDS encoding L-2-amino-thiazoline-4-carboxylic acid hydrolase, producing the protein MSEDKQNDYYNSKKSEFFTQFHGFCECIGVLIEEKYGKKFKEEIIGEIRQEYEAIYEKIPYIGGDENSLTFTLVSGAQNLAFYKVLKRHDKPLKEIGELAYKAQEKIFKDHPELIPPMTDPDIIPYIKYAAEVSREKKFSGDWVYEFIDGNEEFDFGTDFTECAIKKLYHKYDADEFTPYLCAMDILMSDIGNLGLHRRETLAEGSNKCDFRYKGGRETKIFNTVIKG